A stretch of the Candidatus Jettenia sp. AMX2 genome encodes the following:
- a CDS encoding class I SAM-dependent DNA methyltransferase — MERLLPFTVLRRLDMVLAPTKKQVLEAYSKHKGKKPKVLEPILNGVAKVKFHNRSKFDFHELAKDHNNVAANLRNYINGFSISAREIIDYFSFDDQIRKLDEYDLLFLIIKEFAKKEDTFKDVDAMEMGYIFEELIRKFAELSNETAGEHFTPREVIRLMVNLLFANDKDILRKEGIVKTLYDPACGTGGMLSIADEYLHDLNPGARLELFGQEINPESYAICKSDMLIKGQNPANIKFGNSFTQDGLGDETFDYMLSNPPFGVDWKKAQKHIKDEYEKRGFAGRFGAGLPSISDGSLLFLQHMISKMKRSTGGSRIAIVFNGSPLFSGGAGSGPSNIRKWIIENDMLEAIIAMPDQLFYNTGIATYIWIVTDRKIPERKGKVQLINASGSDWEEGDKNNPFYIKMLRSLGNKRKEIGDGRDGKPDQIKTITRIYETFENGPYCKIFDNEDFGYQRITVERPRRNERGEIETDRKENPVPDADLRDYENVPLKEDIEDYFKREVQPHVPDAWIDHSKTKIGYEINFTKYFYQYKPLRSLEEIRRDILALEKETEGMIKTILD, encoded by the coding sequence ATGGAAAGGTTACTGCCTTTTACCGTGCTGCGAAGGCTGGATATGGTGCTTGCACCAACAAAAAAACAGGTGCTGGAGGCTTATTCCAAACACAAGGGTAAAAAGCCGAAGGTGCTGGAACCAATTTTAAATGGAGTTGCAAAGGTCAAATTCCATAACCGCAGTAAGTTTGATTTTCATGAACTTGCCAAAGACCATAATAATGTAGCCGCTAATCTGCGCAATTACATTAATGGGTTTTCAATCAGTGCCAGGGAGATAATCGATTATTTCAGCTTTGACGACCAGATCAGAAAGCTGGACGAATATGATTTGTTGTTTTTAATCATAAAGGAATTTGCCAAAAAAGAAGATACTTTTAAAGATGTTGATGCCATGGAAATGGGCTACATCTTTGAAGAACTGATCCGCAAATTTGCAGAACTCAGTAATGAAACGGCCGGGGAACATTTTACTCCAAGAGAGGTTATCCGTCTTATGGTAAACCTGCTATTTGCCAATGATAAAGACATTTTACGTAAAGAGGGTATTGTTAAAACGTTGTACGACCCGGCCTGCGGAACCGGCGGGATGCTTTCCATTGCCGATGAATACCTGCACGACCTGAACCCGGGGGCAAGGCTTGAATTGTTCGGACAAGAAATCAATCCGGAATCGTATGCCATTTGTAAATCGGATATGCTCATCAAAGGGCAGAATCCGGCCAATATAAAATTTGGAAATAGTTTTACTCAGGACGGACTGGGGGATGAAACTTTTGATTATATGCTCAGCAATCCGCCTTTTGGCGTGGATTGGAAAAAGGCGCAGAAGCATATCAAGGATGAATACGAAAAAAGAGGCTTTGCAGGCCGTTTCGGTGCGGGACTTCCTTCCATTAGCGATGGTTCATTACTTTTCCTGCAGCACATGATCAGTAAAATGAAACGCAGTACGGGCGGCAGCCGCATTGCAATTGTCTTTAACGGCTCCCCTTTGTTTAGCGGAGGCGCGGGCAGCGGTCCCAGTAATATCCGTAAATGGATTATTGAGAATGATATGCTGGAGGCTATCATCGCCATGCCCGACCAATTATTTTACAACACCGGCATCGCTACGTATATATGGATTGTTACCGACCGTAAAATACCCGAACGCAAGGGCAAGGTGCAGCTTATTAATGCTAGCGGCAGCGATTGGGAAGAAGGCGATAAGAACAACCCGTTCTATATAAAAATGCTGCGCAGTCTGGGCAACAAACGTAAAGAAATCGGTGACGGCAGAGATGGCAAGCCCGACCAGATTAAAACTATTACCAGGATATATGAGACCTTTGAGAATGGGCCTTATTGTAAAATATTTGACAATGAGGATTTTGGCTATCAGCGCATTACCGTGGAACGCCCCAGGCGCAACGAACGGGGAGAAATTGAGACTGACCGCAAAGAAAACCCGGTGCCTGATGCCGATTTACGAGATTATGAAAACGTGCCTTTAAAAGAAGATATTGAAGACTATTTTAAAAGAGAAGTGCAACCTCATGTTCCAGATGCGTGGATAGATCACAGCAAAACCAAGATTGGCTATGAAATTAACTTTACCAAATATTTTTACCAGTATAAGCCCCTGAGAAGTTTGGAAGAGATACGCAGGGACATTCTGGCCTTGGAAAAAGAAACCGAAGGAATGATAAAAACAATACTTGATTAA
- a CDS encoding restriction endonuclease subunit S, whose product MKQYEKYKDSGIEWIGEIPEHWEVKKLKYEALIQPSNVDKKSNKDEKEVLLCNYMDVYKNEFIDLSINFMEATATEDEIRKFKIFKGDVLVTKDSETPDDIANPALVKDNIKNVICAYHLTQIRPTRKKLLGEYLFRLFQEHKFNGQFQVNANGVTRFGLSISSFFNAYIPLPTLHEQTAIAKYLDEKTAQIDKLISHKQKLIDLLREERTAIINQAVTKGIDPNIKLKPSGIEWLGEIPEHWEVKKLKYIMNSFDLQRVPISADRRNGDKIYDYYGASGVIDKVDDYLFDGEYILIGEDGANLLTRSTPLAFKATGKFWVNNHAHILKPKSGNLDFYTHLLESLDYTIWVTGSAQPKLTAENILNITICEPPINIQDQITAYISIESRKIDNTIAKIEKEIALLQEYRTALISEVVTGKIKVV is encoded by the coding sequence ATGAAACAATACGAGAAATATAAGGATTCAGGGATTGAATGGATTGGGGAGATTCCGGAGCATTGGGAAGTGAAAAAATTGAAATACGAAGCATTAATTCAACCAAGTAATGTTGATAAGAAAAGCAATAAAGATGAGAAAGAAGTTTTGCTTTGTAACTATATGGATGTTTATAAAAACGAATTCATTGACTTATCAATAAATTTCATGGAAGCAACAGCTACAGAAGATGAAATAAGAAAGTTTAAAATTTTTAAGGGCGATGTTCTTGTAACAAAAGATTCTGAGACACCAGATGATATTGCTAATCCCGCATTAGTAAAAGACAATATCAAAAATGTTATCTGTGCATATCATTTAACACAGATCAGACCTACGAGAAAAAAACTTCTTGGAGAATATCTATTCAGATTATTTCAAGAACACAAGTTCAATGGTCAGTTTCAAGTAAATGCAAATGGCGTTACGAGATTTGGATTGAGTATCTCAAGCTTTTTTAATGCGTATATACCATTACCAACCCTCCATGAACAAACCGCCATTGCCAAATACTTAGACGAAAAAACGGCCCAAATCGACAAGCTCATTTCTCATAAGCAAAAGCTAATCGATCTGCTCAGAGAAGAACGCACCGCTATCATCAACCAGGCGGTTACAAAAGGCATTGACCCTAACATAAAACTCAAACCCAGCGGTATTGAGTGGCTGGGGGAGATTCCGGAGCATTGGGAGGTGAAGAAGTTGAAGTATATTATGAATTCCTTTGATCTCCAAAGAGTGCCAATCAGTGCAGACCGAAGAAACGGTGATAAAATCTATGACTATTATGGTGCTTCTGGAGTTATTGATAAAGTAGACGACTATCTGTTTGATGGAGAATACATCTTAATAGGAGAAGATGGAGCAAATCTTTTGACAAGAAGCACGCCATTGGCATTCAAAGCAACCGGAAAATTTTGGGTAAATAATCATGCTCATATTTTAAAACCTAAAAGTGGTAATCTTGACTTTTACACTCATCTTCTGGAAAGCTTGGATTACACTATTTGGGTAACGGGCTCAGCTCAGCCTAAGTTAACTGCTGAGAATATTTTGAATATTACAATTTGTGAACCACCAATAAATATACAAGATCAAATCACCGCATATATCTCAATCGAATCTCGAAAAATAGACAACACGATTGCCAAAATTGAAAAGGAAATAGCATTATTACAAGAATACCGTACGGCATTAATCAGCGAAGTTGTAACAGGAAAAATAAAGGTGGTATAA
- the tnpA gene encoding IS200/IS605 family transposase, translated as MAGTFTQIYIQAIFAVNGRANLLQKPWCDEVFKYMAGIIKNKGQKPIIVNGIANHVHMFVGLQPAMALSDLVRNVKNNTTNFINDQKWIRGRFSWQEGYGAFSYAHSQIETVYNYILRQEEHHTKKTFKEEYIDFLKKFQILHEERFLFEWID; from the coding sequence ATGGCCGGAACATTCACCCAAATATACATACAAGCAATATTTGCCGTAAACGGCAGGGCAAACCTGTTGCAAAAACCGTGGTGTGACGAGGTGTTCAAATATATGGCCGGCATTATCAAAAACAAGGGACAAAAACCTATAATCGTTAATGGCATTGCCAACCATGTACATATGTTCGTTGGGTTACAACCGGCTATGGCCTTGTCTGATCTGGTCAGAAATGTGAAAAACAATACAACGAATTTCATTAATGACCAGAAATGGATAAGAGGTAGATTTTCATGGCAGGAAGGATATGGCGCCTTCTCTTATGCCCATAGCCAGATAGAGACGGTTTATAACTATATTTTAAGACAGGAAGAACATCATACGAAGAAAACGTTTAAAGAAGAATATATTGATTTTCTAAAAAAATTCCAGATATTGCATGAAGAACGATTCTTATTTGAATGGATTGATTAA
- a CDS encoding putative DNA binding domain-containing protein — MTEKELETLLKNLQALPKECEWAEFKVDYWNPQEIGEYLSALANSACYHHQKYGYLVFGIEDETHLLLGTKFKPLHEKKGNQELENWLATQLNPRIDFNIFEFDYNNMHFAIFRVDATASMPVSFRGIPYIRIGSYKKPLDDHPERERKIWNRTSQVVFEKEFALEKLSEEDILRLIDYPGYFDMMKLLLPDNRKGIIERLIQDRIIEFDGYNLNITNLGGILFAKNIEQFENISRKAVRVIVYQGNNRIKTKKEQTGTRGYAIGFEEVNKYITDQLPTNEIIEKALRKEVSVYSPLAIRELVANAIIHQDFSIKGTSPMIEIFDNRIEITNPGKPLIDLCALLIIVLKAEMNYWLVL, encoded by the coding sequence ATGACGGAAAAAGAACTTGAAACACTTCTTAAAAATCTACAGGCATTACCCAAAGAATGTGAATGGGCAGAGTTTAAGGTAGACTACTGGAATCCGCAGGAAATAGGTGAATATCTGTCGGCATTAGCTAACAGCGCATGTTATCATCATCAGAAATACGGTTATCTGGTTTTTGGCATTGAAGATGAAACCCACCTCCTGCTAGGCACAAAGTTTAAACCTTTGCACGAAAAGAAAGGCAATCAGGAACTTGAAAACTGGCTTGCCACACAACTTAATCCTCGCATTGATTTCAATATTTTTGAGTTTGATTATAATAACATGCACTTTGCCATTTTCAGGGTAGATGCTACCGCCAGCATGCCGGTGAGTTTTCGAGGCATACCTTATATTCGCATTGGGTCTTATAAAAAACCATTGGATGACCATCCGGAACGAGAACGTAAAATATGGAACCGAACCAGCCAGGTTGTTTTTGAAAAAGAATTTGCTTTAGAAAAATTGAGCGAGGAAGATATTTTGAGACTGATAGATTATCCTGGTTATTTTGATATGATGAAACTACTACTGCCTGATAATCGAAAAGGAATCATTGAACGCTTAATTCAGGACAGGATAATTGAATTTGATGGTTATAACCTGAATATCACTAACCTTGGAGGGATTCTATTTGCTAAGAACATCGAGCAGTTTGAAAACATTAGCCGCAAAGCTGTAAGAGTAATAGTTTATCAGGGCAATAACCGCATTAAAACCAAAAAGGAACAAACAGGGACAAGGGGCTATGCCATAGGATTTGAAGAAGTGAACAAATACATTACTGACCAGTTGCCGACCAATGAAATAATAGAAAAAGCACTGAGAAAAGAAGTGTCTGTTTATTCTCCGCTTGCCATACGTGAATTGGTAGCTAATGCAATCATCCATCAGGATTTCAGTATTAAAGGGACTTCGCCAATGATAGAAATCTTTGATAACCGTATTGAGATAACTAATCCCGGTAAGCCCTTGATTGACCTTTGCGCTTTGTTGATCATAGTCCTGAAAGCCGAAATGAATTATTGGCTCGTTTTATGA
- a CDS encoding DEAD/DEAH box helicase family protein gives MNKGIHTESIFETAIVEHLTANGWIEGNAFNFSKDLSLDKKAVLSFVQESQPVEWEKLKSYYREDTESKFIHRLFKELDLRGMLDVVRHGITDSGVKFKLAYFKPDSKLNPDTLKQYNYNRLYVTRQVCFSTKNNKSIDLLLSLNGLPIATIELKNHFTGQRVDEAMEQYRTSRDPKELLFQFKKRALVHFTVDPDEVYFTTKLESSGTRFFPFNKGFNNGGGNPPVKDYTTYRAAYFWEDILGVDSWLEIIGRFMHLQKDEYLVDGKRYYKETLLFPRYHQLDVVRKLTEHAKVQGSGKRYLIQHSAGSGKSNSIAWLAYRLSSLYNEADRKVFDSILVITDRNVLDQQLQNTIYQFEHKTGVVQRIDADSRQLADAIHSGVGIIITTLQKFPFALKYLAEISKRNYAVIIDEAHSSQGGEASRKMTEALVGKNVSLEESEKVEGEIEKNVEDADDYIRETILKRGPQKNISLFAFTATPKAKTLEVFGVKDTEGKPKPFHLYSMRQAIEEGFILDVLRNYTTYETYYQFCKIIEEDPELNKRKAAKAIGRFASLHPTNLAQKTEVMVEHFRQITMKKIGGKAKAMVVTASRKHALRYYLEFKDYIKEKGYTGIRPLVAFSGTVIDDLYPEGVTETQLNKFGEKELPEKFSTPEYQVLLVADKYQYGFDQPLLHTMYVDKKLSGVRAVQTLSRLNRTCPGKEDTFVLDFANDRQTIIDSFQPYYELTTMAETTDPNHLYDLKGITDKAQVYYQSEVNAFSKVFYKPGNVSVKDQAKLYAYIDPAVDRFKELEEEPQEEFKKSMTSFVRLYSFLSQIMPFQDIELEKLYSYGRFLLTKLPKIDYTERLKLDNEVALEYYRLQKIAEGDLVLQVQGEHSLDPTTEAGISKPKDEKDRLSNIIRLLNDKFGTDFTEADRLYFEQIEQALYENEELKVRAKNNPIENFKYAFEEVFIQTLIDRMDANQDIFEKIMENSEFKQDVKDWLAKRIYQRFKESEE, from the coding sequence ATGAATAAAGGAATACATACAGAATCTATTTTTGAAACGGCCATTGTTGAGCATCTCACTGCGAATGGTTGGATCGAAGGCAATGCCTTTAATTTTAGCAAAGATCTGTCCCTCGATAAAAAAGCTGTATTGTCTTTCGTTCAGGAATCCCAGCCCGTAGAATGGGAAAAGCTGAAATCCTACTACAGAGAAGATACCGAAAGCAAATTTATCCACCGGTTGTTCAAAGAACTGGATTTACGGGGCATGCTGGATGTTGTCCGTCACGGTATTACGGACAGCGGTGTCAAATTTAAACTCGCATATTTCAAACCTGACAGTAAGCTTAATCCCGATACGCTGAAACAATATAACTATAACAGGCTTTATGTCACCCGGCAGGTTTGTTTCTCAACAAAAAATAATAAAAGCATCGACCTTCTGCTTTCGCTCAACGGGTTGCCTATTGCAACTATTGAGTTAAAGAATCATTTTACCGGACAACGGGTCGATGAGGCTATGGAACAATACCGTACCAGCCGTGATCCGAAGGAGTTGTTATTCCAGTTTAAAAAACGGGCATTAGTACATTTTACGGTTGATCCGGATGAGGTCTATTTTACCACGAAGCTTGAAAGCAGTGGCACACGCTTTTTCCCATTCAATAAGGGGTTCAATAACGGCGGAGGCAATCCGCCAGTGAAAGATTACACCACCTACCGTGCCGCCTATTTCTGGGAGGATATTCTCGGGGTAGATAGCTGGCTTGAAATTATTGGACGTTTTATGCATCTGCAAAAGGATGAATACCTGGTTGACGGGAAAAGGTATTACAAAGAGACTCTGCTTTTCCCCCGCTATCATCAGCTTGATGTGGTACGAAAATTAACAGAACATGCGAAGGTGCAGGGATCTGGGAAGAGATATCTCATACAACATTCAGCAGGAAGCGGAAAAAGCAACTCCATTGCATGGCTGGCCTACCGGTTGTCTTCACTCTATAATGAAGCGGACAGGAAGGTTTTTGATTCAATTCTTGTAATAACCGACAGGAACGTGCTTGACCAGCAGTTGCAAAATACCATTTACCAGTTTGAGCATAAAACAGGCGTGGTACAGCGCATTGATGCAGATTCCAGGCAATTGGCAGATGCAATTCATTCGGGAGTCGGTATTATTATAACAACCTTGCAGAAATTCCCTTTTGCCCTGAAATATTTGGCAGAAATTTCTAAACGCAACTATGCTGTTATCATTGATGAAGCACACAGCAGTCAGGGTGGTGAAGCAAGCCGTAAAATGACAGAGGCATTGGTTGGTAAAAATGTTAGCCTGGAAGAATCTGAAAAAGTTGAAGGTGAGATTGAAAAAAACGTTGAGGATGCAGATGACTATATAAGGGAAACCATCCTGAAAAGAGGGCCACAGAAAAATATTAGTCTGTTTGCTTTTACCGCAACCCCAAAGGCAAAAACATTGGAAGTGTTTGGCGTCAAAGATACCGAAGGAAAGCCAAAACCATTTCACCTATACTCTATGCGTCAGGCCATTGAAGAAGGTTTTATTCTGGATGTGCTCAGGAATTATACAACCTATGAGACCTATTACCAATTCTGCAAAATCATAGAAGAAGACCCTGAATTGAATAAGAGAAAGGCTGCAAAAGCCATAGGTAGATTTGCTTCATTACATCCTACGAATCTTGCACAGAAAACAGAGGTCATGGTAGAGCATTTCAGACAGATAACAATGAAGAAGATTGGCGGGAAGGCAAAGGCTATGGTTGTAACAGCCTCCCGCAAGCATGCCTTGCGGTATTATCTGGAGTTTAAGGATTATATCAAGGAAAAAGGATATACCGGCATTCGGCCCCTGGTTGCTTTTTCAGGCACAGTCATCGACGATCTGTATCCTGAAGGTGTAACAGAAACGCAGCTAAACAAGTTTGGTGAAAAGGAATTGCCCGAAAAGTTTTCAACCCCTGAATATCAGGTCTTGCTTGTTGCAGATAAATATCAATATGGTTTCGACCAACCTCTTTTACACACTATGTACGTAGATAAAAAGTTATCCGGTGTGAGAGCAGTTCAGACTTTATCGAGGTTAAACAGAACGTGTCCCGGGAAAGAAGACACCTTTGTTCTTGATTTCGCAAATGACCGGCAGACGATTATCGATTCGTTTCAACCCTATTATGAACTGACCACTATGGCAGAAACCACCGATCCGAATCACTTATATGATTTAAAGGGAATTACCGATAAAGCACAGGTATATTATCAATCGGAAGTCAATGCATTTTCTAAGGTATTCTATAAACCCGGTAACGTCTCGGTAAAAGATCAGGCAAAGTTATATGCATATATTGACCCTGCAGTTGATCGCTTTAAAGAACTGGAAGAAGAGCCGCAGGAAGAATTTAAGAAGTCGATGACCTCATTTGTACGTCTTTATTCCTTTTTATCTCAAATCATGCCGTTTCAGGATATAGAACTGGAAAAACTCTATTCGTATGGCCGTTTTTTATTAACCAAATTACCGAAAATAGATTATACAGAAAGGCTAAAACTTGATAACGAAGTTGCCCTTGAATATTACAGGCTTCAAAAAATAGCCGAGGGCGATTTGGTACTACAGGTTCAGGGTGAGCATAGTCTTGATCCAACCACGGAGGCAGGAATAAGCAAACCAAAAGATGAAAAAGACAGGCTTTCAAATATCATCAGGCTGTTGAATGATAAATTCGGCACTGACTTTACCGAAGCAGACCGATTGTATTTTGAGCAAATAGAACAGGCGCTTTATGAGAATGAAGAATTGAAGGTAAGGGCTAAAAACAACCCCATCGAAAATTTCAAATATGCGTTTGAAGAGGTTTTCATTCAAACCCTGATCGACAGAATGGATGCCAACCAGGATATCTTTGAAAAGATCATGGAGAATTCAGAATTTAAGCAGGATGTGAAAGATTGGTTGGCGAAGAGGATTTATCAGCGATTTAAAGAGAGTGAAGAATAG
- the mnmE gene encoding tRNA uridine-5-carboxymethylaminomethyl(34) synthesis GTPase MnmE: protein MFPEIQDTIIAASTPSGKSLCAIIRISGAEALYCIKDFFVSQSNIDLELVPSYSSVKGHIHLTDEGVQIPVSLYVMRRPHSYTKEDVVEIHTIGSPVLVEMLLSFMVSKNIQAKRNLRLSEPGEFTKRAFLNGRIDLAQAEAVMRIIRARTDRELNIAVAHLTGDISLKIRSVLDDMISLCASVEAAIDFSDQDIELISTAEVMDGLKAAGMKLSGLLAQPETAKIPSEGIMTVLYGKPNVGKSSLINALLGRKRSIICDMPGTTRDIITDTLKIDTLCFHLTDTAGVDDTNDIMVSMAMKNTRFVLKRAEIILLVLDCSVDISVQLEGLEEFPGKVIIVINKCDIREKRSCIELPERFRDYPFFYTSALTGEGLGELKEALVSYVLGGKINLAGDSSAITVRQKEALQHSLQSVELTVESVQGNEGFEFIALNLRTAIDALGEIIGEVTTEDILGKIFSEFCIGK, encoded by the coding sequence ATGTTCCCCGAAATTCAGGATACGATTATTGCGGCTTCAACGCCATCGGGGAAGTCGCTTTGTGCAATTATCAGAATCAGCGGCGCCGAGGCTCTTTACTGTATTAAAGATTTTTTTGTCTCACAATCAAACATTGATTTGGAACTTGTCCCTTCCTATAGCTCGGTAAAAGGTCATATCCATTTGACGGATGAGGGTGTTCAAATTCCGGTTTCCCTGTATGTCATGAGGAGACCGCATTCCTATACAAAAGAGGACGTGGTTGAGATTCATACCATTGGCTCCCCTGTACTTGTTGAAATGCTCCTGAGCTTTATGGTATCAAAAAATATTCAGGCGAAGAGAAACCTCCGGCTTTCGGAGCCAGGGGAATTCACCAAACGCGCATTTCTTAATGGCCGGATAGACCTGGCACAGGCAGAGGCTGTGATGCGCATTATTCGTGCCAGGACAGACAGGGAACTGAATATTGCGGTTGCACATCTGACAGGGGATATTTCACTAAAGATCAGATCTGTACTGGATGACATGATATCCCTCTGTGCATCTGTCGAAGCGGCAATTGACTTTTCAGATCAGGACATTGAGCTGATTTCAACGGCAGAGGTAATGGACGGACTGAAGGCCGCAGGGATGAAACTATCCGGACTTTTAGCTCAACCGGAAACTGCAAAAATTCCTTCGGAAGGTATTATGACTGTTCTCTACGGTAAACCCAATGTGGGTAAATCAAGTCTTATTAATGCCCTTCTGGGGAGGAAAAGATCAATTATTTGTGACATGCCCGGTACAACAAGAGATATTATTACAGACACCCTGAAGATTGATACACTTTGTTTTCATCTGACGGATACCGCGGGGGTAGACGATACAAATGATATCATGGTTTCCATGGCGATGAAAAATACACGGTTTGTTTTGAAGAGGGCAGAAATTATTCTCCTGGTTCTTGACTGCAGCGTCGATATTTCGGTGCAATTGGAAGGGTTGGAGGAATTTCCGGGTAAGGTAATTATTGTTATCAATAAATGTGATATCCGGGAAAAGCGTTCTTGCATTGAGCTACCTGAACGGTTCAGGGATTACCCCTTTTTCTATACCTCTGCCCTGACAGGAGAAGGTTTAGGGGAACTCAAAGAAGCACTGGTGTCATATGTGTTGGGAGGCAAGATAAATCTTGCTGGTGATTCTTCAGCAATTACCGTTCGTCAGAAAGAGGCATTGCAACATTCCTTGCAATCGGTTGAACTGACTGTTGAATCAGTACAGGGAAATGAGGGTTTTGAGTTTATCGCATTAAACCTGCGTACGGCAATCGATGCTTTGGGTGAAATCATCGGAGAAGTTACGACAGAAGATATTTTAGGTAAAATATTTTCTGAATTTTGTATTGGTAAGTAA
- the yidC gene encoding membrane protein insertase YidC, producing MDRKTLIAIVVCGIIMLLYYPFILPLFTPKRPDTQGVQEEAVLKKTQEKEVAVSPEPLKPQPVQPAQPQEEIRLKDVVLENELVRMVWSNEGASLKSIKLKQFKDEERKDILDLIRSDKIKYLPLAIASILQKEDFQRQRYTIREHSSDRVVFTTSLEEGVNIVKNVSLPPGKYHVNVDIFLENTTGAPVSLSYTIIASSSLAREGDPSSDIASVVGIDIGSGKIKLAYTLPKDLPARNESIGITWGGAMNKYFATVLKPASSDWVASIKAQPVDKRGIPSLEGERDDFVVSLETNTLTVSPQSTVKHSYIYFTGPKKEEILAQYETLHALLNYGWLGSISKVLLSFLNAVYRVFPNYGISIIILTIIIKSMLFPLTRKSQISMFRMQQLQPMIKQLKEKYKHDKQRMGKEQMLLFKKYGVNPMSGCLPMLLQLPVFFALFRTLQLSFEMRQAPFLLWIDDLSRPDVLLLLPFAIPLLGNTLNILPLIMTGASFFQMKLAPKAPATDPQAQAQQKMMSFMPIMFAFILYNMPSGLTLYWTTSTVLSIVESVVIRKSIKKIKLQ from the coding sequence ATGGATAGAAAAACTCTTATTGCTATCGTTGTCTGCGGGATAATTATGTTATTATATTATCCCTTCATATTACCCTTATTCACACCAAAAAGGCCTGATACACAAGGTGTTCAGGAAGAGGCGGTTTTAAAAAAAACACAGGAGAAAGAGGTGGCGGTCAGTCCTGAACCCTTAAAACCACAGCCTGTGCAGCCAGCTCAGCCTCAGGAAGAAATCCGTCTAAAAGATGTTGTTCTTGAAAATGAACTGGTGAGGATGGTATGGTCAAATGAAGGGGCATCACTCAAGTCCATAAAACTTAAGCAGTTTAAAGATGAGGAAAGAAAGGACATCCTTGATCTGATAAGGAGTGACAAGATAAAATATTTGCCCCTTGCGATTGCTTCAATCCTTCAAAAAGAGGATTTTCAGAGGCAACGATATACGATCAGAGAGCATAGCAGTGACAGGGTGGTATTTACAACCAGTTTGGAAGAAGGAGTAAATATTGTTAAAAACGTCAGTTTGCCACCCGGCAAATATCATGTAAATGTGGATATCTTTCTGGAAAACACTACCGGTGCACCTGTGTCATTGTCATACACTATTATTGCATCTTCTTCGCTTGCGCGGGAAGGGGATCCTTCTTCCGATATAGCATCTGTTGTTGGTATAGATATAGGATCCGGCAAGATTAAACTTGCATACACACTGCCAAAAGACTTACCCGCCAGAAATGAATCAATAGGTATCACCTGGGGAGGGGCGATGAATAAGTACTTTGCAACAGTTCTAAAGCCGGCATCAAGCGATTGGGTTGCATCCATCAAAGCGCAGCCGGTTGACAAGAGGGGCATTCCTTCTCTGGAAGGTGAGCGGGATGATTTTGTGGTCAGTCTGGAAACGAATACCCTGACTGTTTCGCCGCAAAGCACGGTGAAGCACAGTTACATCTACTTTACGGGTCCAAAAAAAGAGGAAATCCTGGCACAGTACGAAACGCTTCATGCGCTCCTTAATTACGGCTGGTTAGGTTCGATTAGCAAAGTCCTCCTTTCCTTTTTAAATGCGGTTTATCGCGTATTTCCTAACTACGGCATTTCTATTATCATATTAACCATCATCATCAAATCCATGCTATTCCCGTTAACAAGAAAAAGCCAGATCTCTATGTTCAGAATGCAGCAACTGCAGCCTATGATCAAGCAATTAAAGGAAAAGTACAAACACGATAAGCAGAGAATGGGTAAGGAACAGATGTTGTTGTTTAAGAAATACGGGGTTAACCCGATGAGTGGCTGCCTTCCGATGCTTTTGCAGCTTCCGGTATTCTTTGCACTCTTCCGTACGTTGCAGCTTTCTTTTGAGATGAGGCAGGCTCCCTTTCTTCTTTGGATTGACGATCTTTCAAGGCCTGATGTTTTATTACTGCTTCCGTTTGCTATCCCTTTACTGGGGAATACTCTCAACATATTACCCTTAATTATGACAGGCGCTTCCTTCTTTCAAATGAAATTAGCGCCCAAGGCCCCCGCCACAGACCCACAGGCACAGGCCCAGCAGAAAATGATGTCATTTATGCCTATTATGTTCGCCTTTATTCTGTATAATATGCCTTCGGGTCTTACGCTTTACTGGACAACAAGCACTGTGCTAAGTATTGTGGAGAGTGTAGTAATCAGGAAGTCCATCAAAAAGATAAAGCTACAATAA
- a CDS encoding Trm112 family protein, with product MINKDLLDILACPLCKTDVRLEENKIVCTKCGRKYPVKDEIPVMLIDEAELPEEQKGN from the coding sequence ATGATCAATAAAGATTTACTGGATATACTTGCCTGTCCGCTTTGCAAGACGGACGTCCGGCTGGAAGAAAATAAGATTGTATGCACAAAATGCGGGCGTAAATATCCAGTAAAAGATGAAATTCCTGTCATGCTCATTGATGAAGCAGAGTTGCCAGAGGAACAAAAAGGAAACTAA